Part of the Bacillota bacterium genome is shown below.
ACGAGTAAAACAGTTCGTCCAAGAGGCGACACAGGCCCCGGTCATACTCTAGGGCCAGGACCCAGGCGCCTCGCCTGGCCATCGCTTGGGTAAGCGCTCCGGCTCCGGGCCCCACCTCCAAGATTAGTTCGCCTGGATTGGGAGAAACCTCATCTACTATCTTCCTGAGTATGTTGGCATCCACCAGGAAGTTCTGGCCAAGCTTGGGGTTGGGACTGAGACCATGCTTGGCCAGGGCGGCTCTGAGAACACTTAGTGATGTCATGCTTGCATCCACGGTGGACCTCCTTGTATTGTCCGCCGGCCGGGTTCTTTCGCCCTCAATCGCTAAGGGGCCGGCTGCCGACCCTTTCCGCTCCATTCAAGAACAGCGAGCCGAAGAGTTCCCTGGAGTTCTGCGCGACTGCCTCGGCCATCCTGTCCATGCTTACCCCCTTTATTGCAGCGCATTCCCGTACCACATGGTAAACAAAGGCTGGCTCGTTTCGCTTCCCCCGAATGGCCTGGGGAGCAAGAAACGGGCAGTCTGTTTCAACAAGCAGGCGATCCAGCGGCACAAACCTGACAATATCCCTGAGACGGTCAGACTTAGGATACGTGATTGGGCCTGCGATGGATAAGTAGAAACCCAGATGCAGGGCCTCGCGGGCATTCTCCACGTTCCCTGAGAAGCAATGCATTACCCCGCGCCTGGCTCCCTCCTCTCCCATGATGGCCACGGCCTCCCTGTAGGCGTCCCGGCAGTGTACCACCACGGGGAGGTCCATTTCCACCCCAAGCCTCAACTGCTCGCGAAACGCTCTTTCCTGTTCCTGCCGGGGAGACAGGTTCCGGTGGAAATCCAGTCCTGTCTCTCCTATGGCCACCACCTCAGGCTCCTGGGCGAGGGCACGCAAGGATGAAGGGTCGCTCCAGCGAGCTGCATCATGAGGGTGGATCCCAACACATGCCCACACTCCCGGGTTAGCCCTCGCCAGAGCTAGGGCCTTGCGGGAAGACTCGAGCCCGATCCCCACCTCTAGTACGGCCGCCAGCCCGGAGGCCCACGCCCGTTCCAGCACCTGCTGGCGGTCGGAAGCGAACGAATTCATGTGCAGGTGCGCGTGGGTATCCACCAGCACAGGTCTCATAAGACCTTGGACCCCAATTCTGTTGGCCGGTCCACGGTTAGGAGCTTGTCCCCCTTCCCATCGCAAGCCGCCAGGATCATCCCCTTGGAACGCACTCCACGGATCTTGGCCTCCTCAAGATTGGCGACTATTATGACAAACCTTCCTGCAAGGTCTTCCGGGGAGTAGTCCTCCGCAATGCCGGAAACCACCTGCCTTCGCTCGTAGCCCAGGTCCAGATCTATCTTTAAGAGTTTGTCCGTACCCTTTACCCTCTCGGCGCTGAGGACTCGCGCTACACGGAGGTCCAGTCGCTGGAATTCCTCAATGGATATGGTTGAATACTGGTTTTCTTCGTCACTGGACACTTCAATGCGAGGGAACAGTGGTTCACCCTTGGCTACCGGGGTGCCAGGTTGCAGGAGGCCCCAGCGCCCCAGGGTTTCCCAGGAGGAGTCCCGTGGACTTCCCTGGACCCCCAGCTGCAGCCAAATCCTCTCTGGGGTTTCCATCATGAACGGCGTCAGGAGCGTCGCCGAAATCCTCAGGACCTCTAGGACATTATAGATGACCTCGCCAGCCCGATCTTTCCTTCCCTGCTTAGCCAGGGCCCATGGAGCCTCTTCGTCCAGGTACTTGTTCCCCCGCGCCACCAAGCGCCACACAGCGGCCAGAGCATTGGAGAGTTCGAGGCGTTCCATAGCCTCCTGGAAATCCTTGATGACCTCAACCACAAGCGCCGCGAACCCATCGTCCGGTCCTGAGGTGGGCACAACGTTCCCAAAGTTCTTCTCCAGGAGAACCAGGGACCGGTTCAGGAGGTTTCCCAGGTCATTGGCGAGGTCGGTGTTGACCCGCTGTATGAGATTATCCTCCGAGTAGAAGCCGTCCGCACCAAAGGGGATTTCCCTCAGTAGGAAGTAGCGCACTGCATCTACTCCATACTTCTCTATCAGCACCAGAGGGTCAATCACGTTTCCTTTGGACTTAGACATCTTGCCCCCTTCAAACACAAGCCATCCGTGGCCGAATACCCTTTTGGGCAATGGTACATCCAGGGCCATCAGGATTATTGGCCAGATGACCGTATGGAACCTGACGATCTCCTTGGCCATGAGGTGGACGTCTGCGGGCCAGTACTTGGGGACTTCGCTCTCAAGTGGGTAGCCTAAGGCCGTGAGGTAATTGGCCAGGGCGTCAAACCAGACGTAGATGACGTGCTTTTGGTCCCCGGGGACTGGTATACCCCACTTGAACGTAGTCCTTGAAACGCAGAGGTCTTCCAGGCCACCCTTAATGAATCTAATCATCTCATTGCGCCTGGAGGCGGGTTGAATGAAGTCCGGGTTCCCCTCTATGTGCTTCAGGAGCCGGTCCTGGTACCGGGAGAGGCGGAAGAAGTAACTTTCTTCTTTCAGGAGCTCCACTGGACGCCCACAATCTGGATTGGGGCACTTCCCATCCACTAACTGGCGTTCGAGCCAGAAGGTCTCGCAGGGAACACAGTACCAGCCCTCATACTCGGACTTGTAGATGTCTCCCTTGTCTTGAATCCGGCGGAAAATCTCCTGTACCGCATTCTTGTGCCGGGCCTCCGTAGTCCTGATGAAGTCATCATAGGAAATGCCTAGCCGTTCCCAGAGACGCTTGATGCCCACCACTATGCCGTCGACAAACTCTTGAGGGGTCTTCCCCGCGGCTTGCGCCTTTCGCTCGATCTTCTGCCCGTGCTCGTCGGTGCCCGTCAGGAAACGGGTGTCGTAGCCCTGAAGCCTCTTGAACCTGGCAATGGCGTCTGCGGCTACAGTGGTGTACGCGTGGCCGATATGAAGGCTGTCACTGGGGTAGTAGATTGGTGTGGTAATGTAGAAGGTTCCTTTTGATGCGGTTGGCATGGCTTACCCTCCTCAGAGAAAAACAAAATGCCCCCTTTCAGGGGCGACGAGAATCGCGGTTCCACCCTAGTTCTCCAAGAGCCTCGCGGCTTATGGACTCCGTGGGTGCCTGCGCCAGCACCCATGCGGTAACGGGCACACCCGGCGTGACTTACTCCTCCACTTCAGCCACGCACTCAGGGACCATGTTCACCACCCGCTGGCACACCGGCTTTCACCTGTCCCGGCTCTCTGATTGACCGCAGAATGGCTACTCATCCCCGTCATCGTTTTCTTCTTCTGGGACTGCCTAGAATATATGGTAAGCCTGGTATCTTTGTCAAGCCGATTACTGTAAAAGGGTCTATGCTCGTATTGGGTGGAGTTTTTTCATTCCATCTCAAATCTATACCCTATTATTGCACTCAGGCTGTTGACTTTTTCTGGTATATCTGGTACTGTTTAGACGTAATGTTTGTCGAATTTTGTAGAAGAGAGGTGTGACCGGAGATGATGAAGAGCACTGGGATCGTAAGGAAGGTAGACGAGTTGGGTAGAGTGGTGATCCCCATTGAGCTACGCCGGACGCTGGACATCGAGGAGAAGGATTCACTGGAGATTTATGTGGATGGTGACAAGATCATCCTTCGCAAGTACGAACCTGCCTGTGTATTTTGTGGTAATGCCCAGAACGTGGAGCATTTTCGCGGCAAGAACGTCTGCCGGGGCTGCATACAGACCATGGCAAGCAAGGCGGTGTAGAAAGAGGCTTTCCCCTTCAATTTGCTTCAAACAAGACTAGACAGTACGAAGTTCAATTCGACTAATGAGGGGAGCCTGGAGGCGGGCTCTCTTCTTTCTGGTCACCAGGCTTGTTGGAGAACCGTTACGAGTGGGCTAGACGGTAGACACGCTTCCTGGGCACTCCCAGGGCCTTCGCAGTGGCGATGATCGACTCACGTGAAGAAAACCCCTGAACCCTGAAATCCTTTATGTACTCCTGTATCTCACTGTCAGTGACCTCCGTTTTTCCCGTAAACCCGGAGACTACAAGGACATATTCACCCCTAGGCTCTGTGAGCCCAGCCAGTACTCCCGTTAATGGACCTCGAAGGATTTCCTCATATGCCTTTGTGATCTCTCTTGCCACGGCACACTTCCGATTCCCCAGTTCGTGAACCATGTCTTCCAGGCACTCCCTGACTCGGTGGGGGGCTTCATAGAACACCAATGTGCTCTCTAGGGATGCCAGCCGGCGCAGGTGGGCCCTGCGTTTGGCAGAGGTCCTGGGGAGAAAACCCTCGAAGTGGAAGGGAACTGTAGGGAGGCCGGAGATTACCAAAGCCGCCAGGAGGGCGCTGGGTCCTGGAATTACCCGGACCTCCACCCCCTGATCCAGGGCAAGAGACACAAGCCTTGCACCGGGGTCCGATATTCCTGGCATCCCTGCGTCCGTAACCAGGGCCACCGTCTTCCCTGCCTTAATGATATCGATCAAGGCCGGACCTTGACGGTGGCTGTTCTCCTCCCTGTAGCTGATAAGCCTGGCGGTTATGCCATACTTCTTTAGAAGACCCCTTGTGTGCCTCAGGTTCTCTGCAGCAACAGCGTCAGCACCCCTCAGGACTTCCACTCCCCTGAAGGTCATGTCGTCGAGGTTTCCTATAGGGGTTCCCACGAGGAACAGTAACCCGGCAGCATTCACTAACCCTTGGCCCTCACTTCCCCGACAGGGAAATCTGTGGTCCCATCTTCCAGTTGCACCGTAACCTGGTTCCTCAACACGTTCACTAAGGTAACCTTGCCTGCACCCTTGGGAGTGATGACGATCTGGCCTACGCTGGGCATGGACGCCCGGGCAGCCTCATAGTGGTCGAACTCAAATCGAAGGCAACACATCAGCCGTCCACATACGCCGGATATCTTCGAGGGGTTGAGAGATAGGTTCTGATCCTTGGCCATTCTAATGGATACAGGCTCAAAGTCATCTAGAAAGCTGGAACAGCAGAATTCGCGGCCACAAGGGCCCAGTCCTCCCAGCATCTTGGCTTCGTCCCTCACACCGATCTGGCGTAGTTCAATGCGGGTGCGGAATACTCCAGCTAGGTCCTTCACCAGATCCCTGAAGTCAACCCGTCCTTCCGCGGTAAAGTAGAAGATTATCTTGCTGCGATCAAAGGTATACTCGACATCTACCAGGTACATATCCAGGCCGTGCGCCTCAACCTTCTTCCGGCATATCTCAAGGGCTTCCCTCTCCTTCTCCTGGTTCTTGGCTACCTGTTCCATATCCTGACTGGTTGCCTTCCGCAGGGCACGTTTCAACGGGGCAACGATCTGGTCCTCGGTCAC
Proteins encoded:
- the rsmI gene encoding 16S rRNA (cytidine(1402)-2'-O)-methyltransferase — protein: MNAAGLLFLVGTPIGNLDDMTFRGVEVLRGADAVAAENLRHTRGLLKKYGITARLISYREENSHRQGPALIDIIKAGKTVALVTDAGMPGISDPGARLVSLALDQGVEVRVIPGPSALLAALVISGLPTVPFHFEGFLPRTSAKRRAHLRRLASLESTLVFYEAPHRVRECLEDMVHELGNRKCAVAREITKAYEEILRGPLTGVLAGLTEPRGEYVLVVSGFTGKTEVTDSEIQEYIKDFRVQGFSSRESIIATAKALGVPRKRVYRLAHS
- a CDS encoding TatD family hydrolase, with translation MRPVLVDTHAHLHMNSFASDRQQVLERAWASGLAAVLEVGIGLESSRKALALARANPGVWACVGIHPHDAARWSDPSSLRALAQEPEVVAIGETGLDFHRNLSPRQEQERAFREQLRLGVEMDLPVVVHCRDAYREAVAIMGEEGARRGVMHCFSGNVENAREALHLGFYLSIAGPITYPKSDRLRDIVRFVPLDRLLVETDCPFLAPQAIRGKRNEPAFVYHVVRECAAIKGVSMDRMAEAVAQNSRELFGSLFLNGAERVGSRPLSD
- a CDS encoding AbrB/MazE/SpoVT family DNA-binding domain-containing protein, whose protein sequence is MKSTGIVRKVDELGRVVIPIELRRTLDIEEKDSLEIYVDGDKIILRKYEPACVFCGNAQNVEHFRGKNVCRGCIQTMASKAV
- the metG gene encoding methionine--tRNA ligase is translated as MPTASKGTFYITTPIYYPSDSLHIGHAYTTVAADAIARFKRLQGYDTRFLTGTDEHGQKIERKAQAAGKTPQEFVDGIVVGIKRLWERLGISYDDFIRTTEARHKNAVQEIFRRIQDKGDIYKSEYEGWYCVPCETFWLERQLVDGKCPNPDCGRPVELLKEESYFFRLSRYQDRLLKHIEGNPDFIQPASRRNEMIRFIKGGLEDLCVSRTTFKWGIPVPGDQKHVIYVWFDALANYLTALGYPLESEVPKYWPADVHLMAKEIVRFHTVIWPIILMALDVPLPKRVFGHGWLVFEGGKMSKSKGNVIDPLVLIEKYGVDAVRYFLLREIPFGADGFYSEDNLIQRVNTDLANDLGNLLNRSLVLLEKNFGNVVPTSGPDDGFAALVVEVIKDFQEAMERLELSNALAAVWRLVARGNKYLDEEAPWALAKQGRKDRAGEVIYNVLEVLRISATLLTPFMMETPERIWLQLGVQGSPRDSSWETLGRWGLLQPGTPVAKGEPLFPRIEVSSDEENQYSTISIEEFQRLDLRVARVLSAERVKGTDKLLKIDLDLGYERRQVVSGIAEDYSPEDLAGRFVIIVANLEEAKIRGVRSKGMILAACDGKGDKLLTVDRPTELGSKVL
- a CDS encoding stage 0 sporulation family protein, giving the protein MVRVIGVRFKKVGKIYYFDPQDIPLEVGDWAIVETARGTEIGEVVVGPREVTEDQIVAPLKRALRKATSQDMEQVAKNQEKEREALEICRKKVEAHGLDMYLVDVEYTFDRSKIIFYFTAEGRVDFRDLVKDLAGVFRTRIELRQIGVRDEAKMLGGLGPCGREFCCSSFLDDFEPVSIRMAKDQNLSLNPSKISGVCGRLMCCLRFEFDHYEAARASMPSVGQIVITPKGAGKVTLVNVLRNQVTVQLEDGTTDFPVGEVRAKG